ggtgggtggagggttgGGGGGAAAGATGGCAGGGCCTAAGAGGGAAGAGTTTTCAAGAAGATGGAGGTGGAATGTCACAGAGTGGTGGCCTCAGGCCGGTCAGATGGTGTTTGGTCTCCACCTGGCTCAGTTGGCTCAGGACTTGAGACTTCTGGGAATAGTGCCCACGAAGAGCGCTGGCGTGGGAGTAGTCAAGGTCCGAGGATGCTCTCGCCCTGTGTTGGACCCAGCAGCAGCCCCTGGAATGGGAAGCCTGGAAGCTCAGAGGGTGTTGCCTGTGGCTTGTCTGCTGTCCTGCATGCGGGAGCTGCCTTGGGCTGAGCAGCTGGGGGCCGTCTGGTTCTGAACTGGTCTAGAGGGCCACCATGTTCCCCAGGGTTGCGTGGTCACAGCTTGGCAGTGGGGGCCaccttgtttcttgaggtcggGAGTTCAGTGGATGGTATTGGTGCCCTGCCCATGTCCCCTTTCCTGGGGGACATCCACTCATGGCTTATAGCTTCCCCTGGAGAATTGACTTTGACTGAGTAGGAGCCACCTACCCCTCCTGCCAGCCCTCCTGCTTGGGGTGAAACCGATGACTGACGGCTATGGGAGTTCCTAAGCCTGATGCCCTTTCCTCCGGGGGGACAACGCTGTGATGGGACTTATGATCCAAATGCCCTTCATCCCATGGGGATCAATCAGGTTAAGGCTGAGTTTCCCTGAACACACACCCTGCTCAGCTCCTCCCCCTTGCCATCCTGCTTCCTCTGTTCCTTCCTTACATGCACACAAATTCCTGCCATGGGCTCTGCTTCCAGGGACCCTGACCTAAGATGCGGTGGCTCTCTGATCTTGTTCAATAATCAGGGGTGGGCTTGGAGGCTCTCCAGGGATCATGGGGGACACAGCCCCCCACAGATTCAGCTTATTTCTGCGAGCTTGGAAGGTCCCCTTCCCTCTTTAGGCCaaagtttcctcacctataaaaacCTTTAGGCTGTGTGGAGGTACCAGAAATGGAATGACCAGTTTCCCCAAAGCTTCCCTCTTGGGAAGGATGCTGATAGCTGATAAGCACCCACAAATGGtgcttaataactatttttagatgaacaaataaaagaatgaatgaaggtgCCCACATGTGAACTGAAGTTTTTAAACTATTGGGTGGGAGACTGAGTCAACCAAAGATATGTAATATGGACTTATTCAGTGTATCTGCATAACGCCATTCCGTTCAGACCTAAGCTTCCTGCCGCTGTGCCCTCACTGTATGATGGGGGTGGATACCTTGGGAAGAAGTACCAAGTTCCCCTGGAAAGCTGAAGAGGCTGGCACGATGTTCCTTCTTTCGAATTCTAGCTCCCCAACAATGAAGTTGATTAAGGGATGTATACTACCTATGAAATGGTGTCTCCTAAATGATTTAGTATCTATCAGCTCCAGTAACAATAAAGAATAATTGCTGaataccttaaaaaaacaaacaaacaacctttaGGCTGGATtagttaaaacaacaaaacacaagcAAGGAAACACCATGCTGAACTCCCTGGGCTAGGTGTGGTGGAGGATTCAGATTCAGATAAACGAGACACGGTCCCTTCTGTCAAGCAGCTCATCGCCCCTTCACTCATTtaacaaacttttattgaagGCAGCAGGGAGCTGGATGCTCATCGTCCTGTGCGTGAAGGGCTTACAGACCCACGCGGAGGGGACCCCTCCAATTCGGGGAGAATGGCAGAGGTACAGGCGAGGCTGGCGCACGGAGAATGTGGTTGAGGCTGTCCCTGGGGTTTGAGGAAGCGTCCTAGCGGAgggaggaagggcattccagcagagggaacagcatgtccAAAAGCTCCCACACGACCCAGCGTGATGTGTCTGGTTGGAGATCCGCAAGCCCTTTGGTGTGTTATGATGGTATGaggagggtgggggtgaggatgggGAGGTCAGCGGGGCCAGGTGGAGGGCAATGGGAGTGGTGGCCATGCTGGAAAGACTGTCAAAGCAGGAGGAATGATGTGGTCAGATTCGTACACAACCGCTCTGTCCCCGTAGAGGAAGGCAGATGGGAGAGGCCCAGTGGGAGGTGGTCAGgctgtggggtgggagaggagaggtaGATTCAGGAAACATTTAGGGGTTGAAATTAGTGGGATTTGGTGCTGTACTGGGAGGTGGGGTGTGAGGGGCTGGGAGATGGGGTGGAGATGAGGATGTCAGGCTAGCTCCTGGCTTAGACAATTGGGCGGATGGCAGTGTTATtcatggggggggggtggtgatCCTTGAGGAGGGCAGGTTTGGGGAAGATGATGTGGTCAGTTTGGGGGTTGCCGAGTGGGAGATGCCTGGGGGTCTCCCAGATGGTTGTCCCATGAGCCATTTGTGTGTGTTCTGGGACTCAGGGCAAGTCTAGGCTGGTTTTGGCCGTTGTCAAGGTCTGAGTGGTGTGTATAGGGGAGGATGAGGGATTGTGTAGCCAGTAAAGAGAAGGGAAGTTCCTCATCCTTGAGGATCTGTGAGGGGCCCGTTAGCTTGGATGCTGTCCGTGGGTCCCTGGCCTGTGGGCGTGGGCCTCCTAGACACACTGGCAGACTGCCCATCCGGGACGTGCTCTCGGCACTGCCCCACGCACAGCAGGCCTGCCTCTCCTACCCTCCAAGGGACTTACCTCTGGGGACCTGTGCTGGGCAGGGTTCGGGAGGCCGGAATGGGGGAGCCATGTGCACTCATCTGAGTGACACTCACTGAGAACCAACTCATGCTGGCACAGGGTCTCCTGGGGTCCCTCCCCTCCTGCTTTGACCAGCTGGTTGCAGAGTCCAGAGACACCTGGGTCAGCCTCTGGGCTTCCCACCATGTCCTGGGGGCATGCTCTGTGTGTGGTGTGGGTGTGTGAGTgtggtgtgcctgtgtgtgtgtgtgtgtgtgtgtgtgtgtgtgtgtgtgtgtgatgggtaAACCTGGATCTGAGGTTCCAGGCTCAGAGGCCCACTGAGCGGTCTTGGCCTCCTCTCCAAGGTCCATTGTGAACCCCCCTGCTTTCCTTCCCATCACTCCCTCCCTGGTCTGCAAAACACTGAGAAAATCATATTTATTAAGGGTTTGACATACCCTATCACCATATATAAAATCCCCTCCAGCCATCAACCTTCCTTCCCTGGGGCTGAGGACCCAGAGACCAATTTGCTTCCCAGCATTAGCCTCTGGGTGGGTCTCCTGAGCTCCACACCCACGTTCCTCACCTGCCCTGCCGTGGCCTTAGGGAGCAGGCAGAGGCTCTGGTGGTCTCAGCTGCTGACCTCACCGGTTATGGATACCCACCTGCATCCACTGTGCTTGATCCAGCCTTCATTAGGACAGAGTTCCCATCCGGGGGGTGCTCCCCCTGGCAGAGGGCATACGGTAGGCCTGTCTCGGGCAGGTGAGTCCAGCGCTGAGACCCCCGGCATCTGGAGCCAAGGGTCTCCGGGCACCTCTTGCCCACCGGGTGGGTGACCTCACTGAGGTTGAGCATGGCTGCGGCCACCATGAAGTGCGTGAAGACCTTCTTCCCCGCGGGCCGGGAGGTGTAGCAGTCCGCAGTGCGGGGGCCTGGCGACTCGGAGCAGGCCACCACGTGGGGCATGTCATGGTCCTGGTAGAGGCGCTGAAAGATGTAGAGGAAGCCAGAGTCGACGGCCACCTTGAGGAGGAGACTCAGCAGGTCTGTCCACCAGAGCCCGCCCCGCTTCTTGTCCAGGTTGTTGTATAGGGATGGGACGTCGGGCCCGTACTTCAGGCGGTGCTTCCGCTTGCGCTCCTGGCGGTAGACCACACGCATGACCACGAGCAGTGAGGGACACGTGACCAGGATGAGCTGCAGGACCCAGAGGCGCACGGGGGACACGGGGAACAACTCATTGTAGCAGACGTTGGCGCAGCCCGGCTGGCGGGTGTTGCAGATGAAGCCCTTTTGCTCATCATCCCACAGCTTCTCGGCCGCCACCAACTACACCAGCACGCGGAAGATGAAGACCACGGACAGCCAGATGCGGCCCAGTGCCGTGGAGTACTTGTTCACCCCATTCAGAACGCCCCGCAGGAACGCCCAGTTCATGCTGACTGTGGCCTTTGTTCCTCGTGTGGATGATCTAGACCAGGGGGTCCCAAGGCCTAGGAGAACCTGGAAATGGGAACCTTCATTAAGGGTGTGACTGGCAAACCATTTCACGACCACCGTATCATCATGTCCACACTGGCAATGACTCGGTGGGGTAAGGATTGCCATTGTCCCCAGTTCACGGGGTAGTaagctaaggcccagagaggaacaCGCCCAAGGCCCACGgctggaagtggcagagctggtctTGAACTTCCATCTTCCAAAATCAGGGCATATTTTATTCTACAAAGTAATAGATACATGTGACGGGTAATCATCCTGCATGATGTGCCCACCAACCTCATCGACTCCAACCTTCAGGCCTGCGGCGTCACATGATTTCTAAAGAAACAGTAACAAAGTGTGGGTTGGATGATCTGCTCTCCCATCAGCCCCCAGGGCTGGACCCGGCAGGACGGGAGGGATGTGCATCTTTTTTTCTTGGCCGCATGGCATAGCGTGCAGAGCTTctcctaccagggatcgaacccgtgctgcCTGCAGTGtcagcatggagtcttaaccactggaccgccagggaaatctgAGGGATGTggatttttatccttcaacttTCTCCAACTGAGCGCCAGCatgagccaggccctgtgcctgGTGGGTGAGTGATATCCATCCTCATTCTCCTCTCCGGCTCCAGGATGTCCCCCACCCTGACATTCCCTTCCAAATGAAACAGGCTCTTTGGAACCATGGTGGCTTGGTATCATCCTGCCACCCCTTCTTTTGGTGCTGGGCCTGAGGGCTGACTGTCCTGACCACAGTGGGTTCCTCTGGAATTCCAACCATTCCAGCCTTTGGGAGGGAttggggaggggacagagctaAGATTCTGGCACGGTCCTCCCCCCACCATCTACCTTTTCTTTCAGGGACATCTCCCCTCTCCGTCTGCTCAGTGGCTGTTTGCTGCCCACACAGGCCATTGTTTCATTCAGGCTGTGTCTTGCGTGCTCCATCCTCCACACCCCTTACCTGCAGTGACATCGTTTTCCACCTCTGGCCCTGGGCCCTCCCCTATCCCTGACTCAGGTATCAGCATCTTCAAACCTTGTGCCTCTGGGACATTTTCTGAGCCTCCTCCTCCATCGTTTCTGGAAGAATGCCTCACCGGTACTTAAATGGTCTGTTCACCTGTTTTCCGTGCCAGACTGTCAGCTTCTGGAGGGCAGCCTCCGCATATCATTCGTCTCTGATTCCCCAGGACTCAGCAATAGACAGTGAACACACAATAGACATTTGCTAAACCCAGTCGAAACCCCACT
This sequence is a window from Globicephala melas chromosome 1, mGloMel1.2, whole genome shotgun sequence. Protein-coding genes within it:
- the GJB4 gene encoding LOW QUALITY PROTEIN: gap junction beta-4 protein (The sequence of the model RefSeq protein was modified relative to this genomic sequence to represent the inferred CDS: substituted 1 base at 1 genomic stop codon), whose product is MNWAFLRGVLNGVNKYSTALGRIWLSVVFIFRVLVXLVAAEKLWDDEQKGFICNTRQPGCANVCYNELFPVSPVRLWVLQLILVTCPSLLVVMRVVYRQERKRKHRLKYGPDVPSLYNNLDKKRGGLWWTDLLSLLLKVAVDSGFLYIFQRLYQDHDMPHVVACSESPGPRTADCYTSRPAGKKVFTHFMVAAAMLNLSEVTHPVGKRCPETLGSRCRGSQRWTHLPETGLPYALCQGEHPPDGNSVLMKAGSSTVDAGGYP